Proteins from one Chroococcidiopsis sp. CCMEE 29 genomic window:
- a CDS encoding DNA methyltransferase has product MPLHRQRAQKYLQKFDFESLFIEELGWDTVDRVMLPFEIDGEFFEVTSIAQKRGFTVFKCITPEIPARPVRVKLDRQLTDYSKSHLLVFGDEGKTQQTWIWVRQEPGKPLAPRFEQYQVGQSAERLLRKLEDLAIAFAEEEKLSHVEVVQRVKKAFDREKATTDKFFKQFEKEHTQFLNFIDGIQAEFDREWYASLMLNRLMFVYFIQDKKFLDGDKNYLRTRLTQCQEKFGQDEFYSFYQKFLLKLFHEGLGKPSRDSDLEELLGKVPYLNGGLFEVHQLEEQYKNTIRIPDQAFEQIFNFFDKWDWLLDDRPLRNQNEINPDVLGYIFEKYINQKQMGAYYTKEDITEYISKNTIIPFLFDAAQKACKIAFKPDGALWALLRENSDRYIYEAVRKGVDRSLPAEVAAGIEDVSQRGGWNKPAAEEFALPTETWREHVARRKRCLELRQKLAAGEVTQINDLITYNLDIRQFAQDVITSCESSDLLKAVYQAIEQVSVLDPTCGSGAFLFAALNILEPLYTACLERMQGFVDEDDLRLSREEEAKPRYENFRKVLTEMTKHTNPRYFVLKSIMLNNLYGVDIMEEATEICKLRLFLKLVAQMEPQLKKPNFGLEPLPDIDFNIRAGNTLVGFASLDEVRKAIKQDGDQLKLDLQDDASRINEKAELADRAFQRFRQMQTEFGMDAGDFRESKKELRRRLAELNEELNRYLAREYGVNADKPAAFEKWRESHQPFHWFIEFYSIIDRGGFDVIIGNPPYVEWSKIPDYKVLVSQYSTQTCGNIYTAICERSYKLFQKFGVFGMIVPMSCVSTERMQAFRDTWSGHKLTTYISNYSGDAHPSVLFEGVKFRLPILIQMRSCEFRIYSTHFYKWLSEARNQLFPLIEYNQALPSFIQNGSIPKITGEIYSSILNKCLQEEKRIGDFINGNYSHNVYGHRIVAHFVKAFDFIPFFSNERDGVKKSEDYKVFTVESVIQRDALTTILNSNTFYIWFAFYSDVYHCGREIILSFPCNLEYLSQYFGDLISKINTRLMEDFKQNSVRRSIPYKTTGIVEYDEYYPRLSKPIIDEIDRVLAQHYGFTDEELDFIINYDIKYRMGRDSGGDD; this is encoded by the coding sequence GTGCCTCTTCATCGCCAACGTGCCCAAAAGTATCTCCAGAAATTCGATTTTGAGTCCCTGTTTATCGAAGAACTGGGTTGGGATACGGTTGATCGCGTCATGTTGCCATTTGAGATTGATGGTGAGTTCTTTGAGGTAACGTCCATTGCCCAAAAGCGCGGCTTCACCGTGTTCAAGTGCATCACTCCAGAAATTCCGGCGCGTCCGGTGCGGGTGAAGCTTGATCGCCAACTGACAGACTACAGCAAATCGCACCTGTTGGTATTTGGGGATGAAGGCAAGACTCAGCAGACCTGGATCTGGGTACGGCAGGAACCTGGGAAACCCTTAGCCCCTCGGTTTGAACAATATCAGGTGGGGCAATCTGCGGAGCGGCTGTTGCGAAAACTAGAGGATTTAGCGATCGCCTTTGCAGAAGAAGAAAAACTGTCTCATGTAGAAGTAGTACAGAGGGTCAAAAAAGCCTTCGATAGGGAGAAAGCAACAACAGATAAGTTCTTTAAACAGTTTGAGAAGGAGCATACCCAATTTCTCAATTTTATTGATGGAATTCAGGCTGAGTTTGATCGTGAGTGGTATGCATCATTAATGCTGAATCGCTTGATGTTTGTGTACTTCATCCAGGATAAGAAGTTTTTAGATGGGGATAAAAACTATTTGCGGACACGCCTGACGCAATGCCAAGAAAAATTTGGGCAAGATGAATTTTATTCGTTCTACCAGAAGTTTTTGCTAAAGCTATTTCATGAAGGGTTAGGTAAGCCCAGTCGGGATAGCGATCTAGAAGAACTGCTGGGAAAAGTGCCTTATCTGAATGGCGGTTTGTTTGAAGTACACCAGCTTGAGGAGCAATATAAAAACACGATTCGGATTCCCGATCAGGCATTTGAGCAAATATTTAACTTTTTTGATAAATGGGATTGGCTTTTAGACGATCGCCCCCTCCGCAACCAAAACGAAATTAACCCCGATGTGCTGGGCTACATCTTTGAGAAGTACATCAACCAGAAACAAATGGGGGCGTACTACACCAAAGAAGACATCACCGAATACATCAGCAAGAATACGATTATTCCGTTCTTGTTTGATGCGGCTCAGAAAGCTTGTAAGATTGCCTTTAAGCCCGATGGGGCGCTGTGGGCGCTGCTGAGGGAAAATAGCGATCGCTACATTTACGAAGCCGTCCGTAAAGGCGTGGATCGGTCATTACCTGCCGAGGTTGCCGCCGGAATTGAGGACGTGTCACAACGGGGCGGTTGGAATAAACCCGCAGCAGAGGAGTTTGCTCTGCCCACAGAAACCTGGCGAGAACATGTTGCTCGACGTAAGCGCTGTCTGGAACTGCGGCAAAAGTTGGCAGCAGGGGAAGTCACCCAGATCAACGACCTGATTACCTACAACCTGGATATTCGCCAATTTGCTCAGGATGTAATCACTAGCTGCGAAAGTTCGGATTTGCTGAAGGCGGTTTATCAAGCCATTGAACAAGTCTCAGTTCTTGACCCCACATGTGGATCGGGCGCATTTTTGTTTGCCGCGTTAAATATTCTGGAACCGCTCTATACGGCGTGTTTGGAGCGAATGCAGGGATTCGTGGATGAAGACGATCTGAGGCTGTCACGGGAGGAAGAGGCAAAGCCGCGCTACGAAAATTTCCGCAAAGTGCTGACAGAAATGACAAAGCACACCAACCCCCGCTACTTTGTGCTGAAATCCATCATGCTCAACAACCTCTATGGTGTAGACATCATGGAGGAAGCGACGGAAATCTGTAAGCTGCGGCTATTTTTGAAGCTGGTGGCGCAGATGGAACCCCAACTCAAGAAACCCAATTTTGGACTAGAACCCCTGCCCGACATTGACTTCAACATCCGCGCCGGAAATACCTTGGTAGGTTTTGCCAGTTTAGACGAGGTACGCAAAGCGATTAAACAAGACGGCGACCAACTCAAGCTAGACCTGCAAGACGATGCCAGCCGGATTAACGAAAAAGCGGAACTGGCAGACCGCGCCTTTCAACGCTTCCGGCAAATGCAAACCGAATTTGGCATGGATGCGGGAGATTTTCGAGAGTCTAAGAAGGAACTGCGGCGGCGATTGGCAGAACTAAATGAAGAATTGAATCGCTACCTAGCAAGAGAGTACGGTGTTAATGCAGATAAACCCGCTGCGTTTGAAAAATGGCGAGAAAGCCATCAACCGTTTCATTGGTTTATTGAGTTTTACAGCATCATCGATCGCGGTGGCTTTGATGTGATTATCGGCAATCCACCTTATGTTGAGTGGTCAAAAATCCCGGATTATAAAGTTTTAGTCAGTCAGTACTCTACTCAAACGTGCGGAAATATATATACAGCAATATGTGAACGATCCTATAAACTATTCCAAAAGTTTGGTGTATTTGGAATGATCGTTCCAATGAGTTGTGTCTCTACAGAGAGAATGCAAGCATTTCGAGATACCTGGAGTGGGCATAAGTTAACAACCTATATTAGTAATTACTCTGGTGACGCTCACCCATCGGTATTATTTGAGGGTGTAAAATTTAGATTGCCTATTTTGATTCAGATGAGAAGTTGTGAATTCAGAATATATTCAACTCATTTTTATAAGTGGCTTTCTGAGGCTAGAAATCAATTATTCCCTCTTATCGAATACAATCAAGCTCTGCCTAGCTTCATCCAGAATGGGTCAATACCTAAGATTACAGGGGAAATATATTCATCAATTCTAAATAAGTGCTTACAGGAAGAGAAAAGAATTGGAGACTTCATTAATGGTAACTACTCACACAATGTTTATGGTCATCGAATAGTAGCCCATTTTGTAAAAGCATTTGACTTTATCCCATTTTTCAGTAATGAACGTGATGGAGTCAAGAAATCGGAAGATTATAAAGTATTTACGGTTGAATCGGTAATTCAAAGAGATGCTTTAACAACTATCCTAAATAGTAATACTTTTTACATCTGGTTTGCTTTTTACTCAGATGTTTACCATTGTGGACGTGAAATAATTTTGAGTTTCCCATGTAATCTTGAATATTTATCGCAATATTTTGGCGATTTAATAAGCAAAATCAATACAAGATTGATGGAGGATTTTAAGCAGAATAGTGTCCGACGAAGCATTCCATATAAGACGACAGGCATCGTTGAATATGATGAGTACTATCCTCGACTCTCAAAACCCATCATTGACGAAATCGATCGCGTCCTTGCCCAACACTACGGCTTCACCGACGAAGAACTCGACTTCATCATCAACTACGACATCAAATACCGCATGGGGCGCGATTCAGGAGGTGATGACTGA
- a CDS encoding alpha/beta hydrolase, with protein sequence MIFLPGLGETTQLVRLETAGLETAFNVRFLMLSPQELSSWDILSQQVVDLTQTELETEQPKSVYLCGECFGACLALKVLLKAPQLFDRIILINPASSFNRLPWTHLTSLFTDWFPQHIYQIFSDAFLPFLASSNRISPTNRQILLQSVKSAPLKASAQRLSLLREFRMDKTQLQQLNQPFLIITSKADLILPSFTEAQRLVRSIPNARMVNLPNSGHACLLEEEEINLFEIMEAANF encoded by the coding sequence TTGATATTTCTGCCTGGATTGGGTGAAACTACCCAGCTCGTCCGGCTGGAAACAGCAGGTTTAGAAACAGCCTTTAATGTTCGCTTTCTAATGCTCTCACCTCAAGAATTATCAAGCTGGGATATTCTCTCTCAGCAAGTAGTAGATTTAACTCAAACTGAATTAGAAACTGAACAACCCAAATCTGTTTATCTGTGTGGAGAGTGCTTCGGTGCTTGCTTAGCGCTTAAGGTGCTACTGAAAGCTCCTCAACTGTTTGATCGAATTATTTTAATTAACCCTGCCTCGTCATTTAATCGACTTCCTTGGACTCATCTGACTTCACTGTTCACTGACTGGTTTCCCCAGCACATCTATCAAATCTTTTCTGACGCATTTTTACCTTTTCTAGCTTCTTCAAACCGAATTTCACCCACTAACCGCCAAATTTTATTGCAATCAGTCAAATCTGCCCCTCTAAAGGCTTCTGCTCAGCGCTTATCTCTTCTGAGAGAGTTTAGGATGGACAAGACACAACTGCAACAGCTTAACCAACCTTTCTTAATAATCACGAGCAAAGCAGACCTAATTTTACCCTCTTTTACAGAGGCTCAACGCCTTGTTAGGAGTATCCCAAATGCTCGCATGGTAAATTTACCCAATAGTGGTCATGCCTGTCTGCTCGAAGAAGAAGAGATTAACCTGTTTGAGATTATGGAAGCAGCAAATTTTTAA
- a CDS encoding DUF29 domain-containing protein, translated as MLSNLYETDFYAWTLEQSKLLKEGDFKHLDITNLVEEIESLGKQERRELENRLGILLGHLLKWDYQPEKRSKSWKATIREQRRTVQRLIHQNPSLKPYLAEAIAHAHESGIDLAVKETPLDYQDLPENCPYTLEQLFDPDFPADLNPT; from the coding sequence ATGCTATCTAATCTTTATGAAACTGATTTCTATGCTTGGACGTTAGAGCAGTCAAAGTTACTCAAGGAGGGTGATTTTAAGCATCTAGATATTACCAATTTAGTGGAGGAAATTGAGTCTTTGGGGAAGCAGGAACGTCGAGAATTGGAAAATCGCTTAGGGATTTTATTGGGACATCTCCTCAAGTGGGATTATCAACCTGAGAAGCGGAGTAAAAGCTGGAAAGCTACTATCCGTGAACAACGGCGGACTGTTCAAAGGCTCATTCACCAAAATCCCAGTCTCAAGCCTTACTTGGCAGAAGCGATCGCCCATGCTCACGAATCTGGCATAGATTTAGCGGTCAAAGAAACACCTTTAGATTATCAAGACCTACCTGAAAATTGCCCTTATACCCTAGAGCAACTGTTTGATCCTGACTTTCCTGCTGATTTAAACCCTACTTGA
- a CDS encoding type II toxin-antitoxin system HicA family toxin, translated as MSKLEKLIEQFLRDPPEVRFDDVQYLLESFGFEEKRSKGSHHTFRNPEGLKITVPKKGGKMVKGVYIQQIVKLLNLENWNNENAD; from the coding sequence ATGAGTAAACTCGAAAAACTAATTGAACAATTCCTAAGAGACCCACCCGAAGTTCGATTTGATGATGTCCAGTATCTTTTAGAATCCTTTGGATTTGAAGAAAAACGTTCCAAAGGTAGTCATCACACCTTCCGTAACCCCGAAGGGCTAAAAATTACCGTACCAAAAAAGGGGGGCAAAATGGTTAAAGGCGTATACATCCAACAAATTGTCAAGCTACTGAATCTGGAGAACTGGAACAATGAAAACGCAGATTAA
- a CDS encoding type II toxin-antitoxin system HicB family antitoxin translates to MKTQIKPETLQDYLNLSYPITLYPEPDGGYTVLLADLPGCLSQGDTLEEAVANIQEAKVAWMETAWDYGDKIPLPTTL, encoded by the coding sequence ATGAAAACGCAGATTAAACCCGAAACCTTACAAGACTATCTTAACCTGAGCTATCCCATCACCCTCTATCCCGAACCCGATGGCGGATACACCGTCCTGCTTGCTGACTTACCTGGATGCCTTTCCCAAGGTGACACCCTTGAGGAAGCTGTCGCCAACATTCAAGAAGCAAAAGTCGCTTGGATGGAAACCGCTTGGGACTATGGAGATAAAATTCCACTACCAACTACTCTCTAA
- a CDS encoding ferredoxin--nitrite reductase — translation MTQTAAKQKLNKIEQAKAKKHPLLLKQELEHFASIGWEAMDEFDRNQGLKWLGFFYRTVTPGKFMMRMRIPNGILTSSQMRVLAEIIQRYCQGAGFQDQGNADITTRQNLQLRGIRIEDIPEIVDRLRQAGLTCVQSGMDNVRNITGSPVAGIDADELIDTRGLCRNLQDTITNNGEGNLELSNLPRKFNIAVAGGRDNSVHAEINDLGLLPAYKAGEVGGEGNKSARRLGFNVIVGGYFAPNQYVAAIPLNAWVPPEDVLALTKAMMEVYRDNGPRENRLKCRMMHLINDWGIEKFRAEVENQLGKPLETAAEKDEIDWEKRDHIGVYPQKQPGLNYVGLHIPVGRLYANEMFDLARMAEVYGNGEIRFTVEQNLIIPNIPDTRLRPFLEEQLLKERFSIDPENLNRGLVSCTGSEFCGFALIETKNRALDIVKELEKELIQPRPVRIHWTGCPNSCGQPQVADIGFIGTKTRKDGQTVEAVDIWMGGKVGKDAHLGQEVMKKVPCEDLKSVLRDLLIEHFEAQPREEAMVS, via the coding sequence ATGACACAGACAGCCGCTAAGCAAAAACTGAATAAGATTGAACAAGCCAAAGCTAAAAAACATCCCTTATTACTAAAGCAAGAGCTAGAACACTTTGCCAGCATTGGCTGGGAGGCAATGGATGAGTTTGATCGTAACCAGGGGCTAAAGTGGTTAGGTTTTTTCTATCGCACGGTCACTCCTGGCAAATTTATGATGCGGATGCGGATTCCCAATGGCATTTTGACTAGTAGTCAGATGCGGGTATTGGCGGAAATCATACAGCGCTACTGCCAAGGTGCAGGATTTCAAGACCAGGGTAACGCTGACATTACCACTCGGCAGAACCTGCAACTGCGTGGTATCCGAATTGAGGATATACCAGAGATTGTTGACCGTCTAAGACAAGCGGGTCTGACTTGCGTGCAGTCAGGAATGGACAATGTGCGCAACATCACAGGCTCACCCGTTGCGGGAATTGATGCAGATGAATTGATTGATACGCGGGGATTGTGTCGCAATCTCCAAGACACGATCACCAATAACGGTGAAGGCAATCTCGAACTCAGCAATCTACCTCGAAAGTTCAACATTGCAGTTGCTGGTGGTCGCGATAACTCCGTCCATGCTGAAATCAACGATCTTGGCTTGCTCCCTGCATACAAAGCAGGGGAGGTAGGGGGAGAGGGAAACAAATCTGCACGGAGGTTGGGTTTTAACGTTATTGTCGGCGGCTACTTTGCTCCTAATCAATATGTAGCGGCGATTCCCCTTAATGCTTGGGTTCCTCCCGAAGATGTCCTCGCCTTGACTAAGGCAATGATGGAGGTCTATCGCGACAACGGACCGAGAGAGAATCGGCTAAAGTGCCGGATGATGCATCTAATCAATGATTGGGGAATTGAAAAGTTTCGAGCTGAAGTCGAAAACCAACTGGGTAAGCCACTGGAAACTGCGGCTGAAAAAGATGAAATTGACTGGGAAAAGCGCGACCACATCGGTGTCTATCCCCAAAAGCAACCGGGACTAAACTACGTGGGTTTGCATATCCCAGTTGGTCGTCTGTATGCCAATGAAATGTTTGATCTCGCCCGGATGGCGGAAGTTTACGGCAATGGAGAGATTCGTTTTACTGTCGAGCAAAATCTGATTATCCCGAATATCCCCGACACGCGCTTACGTCCGTTCTTAGAAGAGCAGCTGCTCAAAGAGCGTTTCTCTATCGATCCAGAAAACTTGAATCGGGGGCTGGTTTCTTGTACGGGAAGTGAATTCTGCGGCTTTGCACTCATCGAAACGAAAAACCGGGCGCTTGATATAGTCAAGGAACTAGAGAAAGAGCTAATTCAACCCCGTCCAGTGCGAATTCACTGGACAGGCTGCCCGAATTCCTGCGGTCAGCCACAAGTTGCAGATATTGGCTTCATCGGTACTAAGACGCGCAAAGATGGTCAAACTGTAGAAGCAGTAGACATCTGGATGGGTGGAAAGGTAGGCAAGGATGCTCATCTGGGTCAAGAGGTGATGAAAAAGGTTCCTTGTGAAGACTTAAAGTCGGTGTTGCGGGATCTCTTAATTGAGCACTTTGAAGCGCAACCCCGAGAGGAAGCAATGGTAAGTTAA
- a CDS encoding element excision factor XisI family protein produces the protein MRPRPPLRLHRRRTRRPHQLCPPPSSVGRNFTSAIFVYDINNTELDIGQDLVERGIPKENIVIGFQPPYFHQYSGYAAV, from the coding sequence TTGCGTCCTCGCCCGCCACTACGACTTCACCGCCGAAGAACTCGACGACCTCATCAACTATGTCCTCCACCGTCATCGGTTGGTAGAAATTTCACGAGCGCTATATTCGTTTATGACATTAACAATACTGAATTAGATATTGGTCAAGACCTGGTTGAGAGAGGTATACCCAAAGAGAATATTGTTATTGGATTTCAACCGCCTTATTTCCACCAATACTCAGGTTATGCAGCAGTTTGA
- a CDS encoding class I SAM-dependent methyltransferase, with product MDDSNPALCEVIARCIAESSQGRITFAEYMDLVLYHSQHGYYATKAIAIGPQGDFFTSPHLGADFGEMLAEQFFQMWQILGQPQPFTLLEMGAGQGILAADILKYLQQHHPDFFTALEYVIVEKSTALRQQQQQRLQGLPSRWCSLEEITTASITGCCFSNELVDALPVHQFMIEGGQLREIYVTTKRGEGRKSLPEFTEVVGEPSTPRLAEYFELIDIEFPSSTYPDGYRSEVNLAALDWLSTVADKLQRGYLVTIDYGYSAQRYYNPVRSRGTLQCYYRHRHHDNPYVNIGRQDITAHIDFTALERWGEVRGLHNIAFTQQGLFLMALGLADRIAALSTTSDQSIQQLLRRRDALHQLIDPMGLGRFGVLVQSKGLAAEIAQPLKGLSFPSA from the coding sequence ATGGATGATTCCAACCCAGCGCTATGTGAGGTGATCGCCCGTTGCATTGCTGAGAGTTCCCAGGGGCGAATTACGTTTGCCGAGTATATGGATTTAGTGCTGTATCATTCTCAGCACGGCTACTATGCTACTAAGGCGATCGCGATTGGACCGCAAGGTGACTTTTTTACCTCGCCGCATCTCGGTGCTGACTTTGGCGAAATGTTGGCTGAGCAATTTTTTCAGATGTGGCAGATTCTGGGGCAACCCCAGCCATTTACACTGTTAGAAATGGGTGCTGGTCAAGGAATCCTCGCCGCAGATATCCTCAAATACTTACAGCAGCACCACCCAGATTTTTTCACAGCCCTGGAGTATGTCATCGTTGAAAAGTCAACTGCTCTGAGGCAGCAACAGCAGCAAAGGTTGCAGGGTTTGCCTTCACGATGGTGCAGCCTAGAGGAGATAACCACTGCCTCGATTACAGGCTGCTGTTTTTCCAATGAATTGGTGGATGCTTTGCCAGTTCATCAATTCATGATTGAAGGGGGACAGCTACGGGAAATTTATGTCACAACAAAAAGGGGCGAGGGGCGAAAGTCCTTGCCTGAATTTACAGAGGTGGTAGGGGAACCGTCTACACCCCGGCTGGCAGAGTATTTTGAACTGATTGATATTGAATTTCCCTCAAGCACTTACCCAGATGGCTACCGTAGCGAGGTTAACTTAGCCGCCTTAGACTGGTTGAGTACAGTAGCAGACAAGCTACAGCGCGGGTATCTGGTAACAATTGATTATGGCTATTCAGCTCAGCGTTACTATAACCCCGTGCGATCGCGGGGGACGTTACAGTGTTACTACCGTCATCGGCACCATGACAACCCGTATGTAAATATCGGACGACAAGACATCACCGCTCATATTGACTTTACCGCCTTAGAGCGTTGGGGTGAGGTGCGGGGGTTACATAATATTGCTTTTACTCAGCAGGGATTGTTTTTGATGGCGTTGGGACTGGCCGATCGGATTGCTGCCCTTTCTACAACTAGCGATCAATCCATCCAACAGCTACTGCGACGGCGAGATGCCTTACACCAACTCATCGATCCAATGGGGCTAGGTAGGTTTGGTGTCCTGGTTCAAAGCAAAGGATTGGCAGCAGAGATTGCACAACCTCTAAAAGGGTTAAGTTTTCCCTCTGCCTGA
- a CDS encoding DUF29 domain-containing protein has product MSQTQNLNSLYEQDILLWSEDTVAKLKARDFDHLDIEHLIEEVEALGISQKKELISRLIVLLEHLLKRLYVNLTNDYNGWERTVRTQRGELEILLDAVPSLSSRWELSFDKAWQIALKNVRKEYPQIIFPPEWKYDRSIEQMLNNDFWLESFEENQDAI; this is encoded by the coding sequence ATGTCCCAAACCCAGAATTTAAACTCCCTCTATGAACAAGATATTTTGTTGTGGTCAGAAGACACAGTTGCCAAGCTTAAGGCGCGGGACTTTGACCATCTAGATATTGAACATTTGATCGAAGAGGTAGAAGCGTTGGGAATTTCTCAAAAGAAGGAGTTAATTAGTCGCCTGATTGTTTTATTAGAACATTTATTAAAACGGTTGTATGTGAACTTAACCAATGACTACAACGGTTGGGAACGCACAGTTCGGACTCAGCGAGGAGAGCTAGAAATTTTGTTGGATGCAGTGCCCAGCCTTAGCAGCCGATGGGAACTCAGTTTTGACAAGGCTTGGCAAATTGCTCTAAAAAATGTGCGCAAGGAATATCCTCAAATCATCTTTCCTCCTGAATGGAAATACGATCGCTCCATCGAGCAAATGTTGAATAATGACTTTTGGCTGGAATCATTTGAGGAAAACCAAGATGCTATCTAA
- a CDS encoding DNA-processing protein DprA, translating to MLATSLNLQTITPDNLAYPTALKACAAFKTAPTLAVIGNLNLLSQNPIALFCSIECPGDLILKTYDFAQALRDTAIPVISGFHTPIEQDCLTILLRGTQPIIHCPARSLHKIRLSPEQKQAIGENRLLLISPFNASYLRVTAELAEKRNEMIGAIAHTIFIAYAAPNSKTLAFAQRLIAVGKSVVTFDSSSNPLLRGGHRWFGYGCDRATLSASQNTTQESF from the coding sequence ATGCTTGCCACCAGCCTAAATCTGCAAACTATTACCCCCGATAATCTAGCCTATCCCACTGCACTTAAAGCCTGTGCTGCCTTCAAAACTGCACCAACCCTGGCTGTGATCGGCAATCTCAATTTGCTCTCACAAAATCCCATTGCCCTCTTCTGCTCCATCGAATGCCCGGGCGACCTCATCCTCAAAACCTACGACTTCGCTCAAGCCCTGCGAGATACAGCAATTCCTGTCATCAGCGGTTTCCACACCCCGATCGAGCAAGATTGCCTCACAATTCTACTGCGTGGCACCCAACCCATCATCCACTGTCCCGCCCGTAGTCTCCACAAAATCCGCCTTTCACCGGAACAAAAGCAAGCAATAGGCGAAAATCGCTTACTCCTAATTTCGCCCTTTAACGCCAGCTATCTCCGTGTAACGGCGGAACTGGCGGAAAAACGCAATGAAATGATTGGGGCGATCGCTCACACCATCTTTATTGCCTACGCCGCTCCCAACAGCAAAACCCTAGCCTTTGCCCAACGCCTGATTGCAGTTGGAAAATCTGTAGTTACCTTTGATAGCTCTAGCAACCCATTGTTACGAGGAGGGCATCGCTGGTTTGGGTATGGATGCGATCGTGCGACGCTGTCTGCGTCCCAAAACACAACCCAAGAAAGCTTCTAA
- a CDS encoding transposase — METPLLYRQLQDQLRQWVHPIDQRHLQVFSEILAAILQSGSAVLGKWIPYLSHRDCQARAHWERLSYFLHNQQINAERFYEPILRHVLSAFAGESVLLTLDTSMLWDQFCLIEVCFVWGGRSFTLAQVVLEHGSATVGFEQYQSVLECAKRVLPSHAQVSLLADRGFEHGNLIHWLQQQQWSWAIRVKSNLQVTLANGCTQSVEQLVPPEQQAYLFENVQVLDGIGCHLVTATVPATKDPWAVLSDQPPSLQSFALYGKRFGGIEPHFKDYKSAAFGVLHSGLRNAQALTCLFMLLDCASLIALMLGMMLVQMGERSRLDWHGERGLSFLQLGLRELARLCYARLSLPKLLALPKNNPPPACASHRKRDALDCRIEFSKVVRFSQ; from the coding sequence ATGGAAACACCCCTGTTATATCGTCAACTGCAAGACCAACTGCGTCAATGGGTGCACCCGATTGACCAACGACATCTGCAAGTATTTTCTGAAATCTTGGCTGCCATTTTGCAATCGGGCAGTGCGGTGCTGGGGAAATGGATTCCCTATTTGAGCCATCGGGACTGCCAAGCGCGTGCTCACTGGGAACGGTTAAGCTACTTCCTGCACAATCAGCAGATCAATGCCGAGCGGTTCTATGAGCCGATACTGCGCCATGTCCTGTCGGCATTTGCTGGAGAGTCGGTGTTGCTGACCCTCGATACCAGTATGCTGTGGGATCAATTTTGTCTGATTGAAGTATGCTTCGTCTGGGGAGGACGTTCCTTCACTCTGGCTCAAGTGGTGCTCGAACATGGCAGTGCGACCGTCGGTTTTGAGCAGTATCAGAGTGTGTTGGAGTGTGCTAAACGAGTATTACCGTCCCACGCTCAAGTGAGCTTACTGGCCGACCGAGGCTTTGAGCATGGCAACTTGATCCACTGGTTACAGCAACAGCAATGGTCGTGGGCAATTCGGGTAAAGTCGAACTTGCAGGTGACGTTGGCAAACGGGTGCACTCAATCGGTCGAGCAACTCGTGCCCCCCGAACAGCAGGCCTATTTGTTTGAGAACGTGCAGGTCTTGGATGGAATCGGTTGCCATCTGGTCACCGCTACGGTGCCAGCTACCAAAGACCCCTGGGCAGTGTTATCTGACCAACCACCTTCCCTACAAAGCTTTGCACTCTATGGTAAGCGATTTGGTGGGATTGAACCTCACTTTAAGGACTATAAGTCGGCTGCCTTCGGGGTGTTGCACTCCGGCTTACGCAATGCCCAAGCTCTAACCTGCTTATTCATGCTGCTGGATTGTGCCTCCTTGATAGCCCTCATGCTCGGCATGATGCTGGTGCAAATGGGAGAACGTTCCCGTCTCGACTGGCATGGGGAACGGGGCTTGAGTTTTCTGCAACTGGGTCTACGCGAACTAGCGCGACTCTGCTATGCGCGACTCTCCCTGCCCAAACTCCTGGCACTGCCCAAGAATAATCCGCCTCCTGCCTGTGCTTCTCACCGTAAACGAGATGCCTTAGACTGCCGGATTGAATTCTCGAAGGTGGTTAGATTCTCACAATGA